Genomic DNA from Setaria italica strain Yugu1 chromosome V, Setaria_italica_v2.0, whole genome shotgun sequence:
GAAATTAATTCATTGGGTAATAATAATCCTGAGATCGTCGAAAGGTCAATTATCTCCTGCAATGTCTCCGTGTATCTTCTGAGAGACAGAGAGGCCGATCATGGTACCATCGTCATCATACATGTCAGGATCAGCAAGATCCAGACGGGAATTTGAGAGTTCCCGAATCCTGACAATACAAAGGAGTCCCGCACTCCCGCctgagctccggcggcggcgggagctgcTGCTTGGACGACACACCTCCCGCCTGAGCTCCCGGCGCGGCGCCCGCGACGTCGTCGGCGCAACGAGGAGTCGGGTTGGCGCTCCGTCGTCGGCGTCAGGAGCTCGGACACCTCCCGCTTGAGCTCCACATGGGCCCCCTCCAGCTCCCGTATCATCTTCAGGTTCAGGAGCTCCTCCACGTCCATCGCCGGCGAGCACGACCAGTCGCTACTACTCTGTGTAAGTGTAACTGCGTTCGCCGGACTCTGTCTGTGTGACCGAAGAGAGAGATGGCATGCATGAGCACGAGCTACAGATTTCTAGACATTACATGAAGCTGTAACTATTCGGTACTCAATTGAATCATTATAATTTGGACAATTCCTtgcaaagaattttttttaaaaatacttTCGAATTATTCTGTGCCGAGCATAAGCACATGTCCACTCTACCAGAATCTTTCACTTCGTGTAGAAGTCGTATGTACGAGAGCAAAGGGCCCGAATCATCACATGGGAGGCACAAGGACAGCATATGACAATCAACCCACTGGTTACAGATTAAGCAAATGCCAGAGCACCTCTTATCTTACACTGCAATTTCTCTACAGAAGCCTTTGTGGCTGGCAATTCGACGCCTTTATGTGTTACAGATTTGCCACCAATATACAGTGCCACTCCACTCCAAGTCTAAACCACATTGTGTGGAAGGCGCAACGGGTTATGCTTCTAAGCTGTTAAATACCATGCATGGGCTAGTACCACAATAAAATAGGACTATGACCTAATCTGCAGTAGAATCTCCTCCGGGCAATCGCTCGTGCAGCAGGTAGATGAGCCGTGATTTCGTCATCTGAGGTTCCCTCTCCAGGGCACAGATCACATCTTTCACAGTTATCGTTCGTTGAGGTCCTGCAAATGGTGTCCTGCCAGGTCTTTTCATGCCTGAAACGAACATTATCGTGCATATCATGAGTTAAAACATTCTGCAATGATGCGTCATGGATCTACAAAAAAAAGGATGATGCGAGGTCATGCCAATGATATTACTGCTTTACCAGTTCCGAACGCTGAAGAATGGCTCCTCTTTGCACCTTCCTGGTTTTCGCCAAGACCTTTTCCGAATTTGGATAATGGCCTGGGACCTGGTCCTCTACCTGGCTGCGAAGCAGCAGCCACATCAAGGCCTTCTCGCTTCTGCCTGGCTTGTTCAGCCATCAGCTGCCACTTTGAGAGCATATCACTTCCTCCAACTGCTTGCCGAGCAGCAACGTTCGCCGCATTCGTTCTCATCTTATCGTCTTCTTCCTTGTTGGGCTGTGAGGGGTTAATGATGTCAAGGAAATGAAGAACAGTCACAGCTGAGAAATCACAGCAGTAATTCAGTAAAGTTACCTTCGCATTCTTTGGGCgactttcctctttttctttttccaattcTGCAGTGCCATTGCCATCAGCCTACAAGAAAGGATTTAGTTAACCAAATTGATCATCTTATACTTGAGTTCACCATGATCACATAATGAAGAAAACGCCCAGAAACTTAACAAACACATAGTGGAGACTCGAGAGTAGTGTGCCATAACACACAAGCTTCAGGTAGTAACTCAGGGCAGATTTATATTCAAACAAGCTTTGTCAAGTATAGGCAAGAAAAAGATACCGAAACTGAAACCAAATTTAGAAAATGCAGAATCACTAAACCTTTGCATAGGAAAACCTTGAAATACAAATGAAATTGATGAATGCGTGTAATTCCAAGTTTCCAACAGTGTATAGTTACGCGTTTAAGACTTGTAAACTAATCAACTACTATGATATTTAAGTTCTAAGCAAATTTACACTACTCAAAATCAAATGGGGTTTATGAAATACCTCATTCTGCTTCTTGTTCTTGTCAGCTTCTTCTGCTTGTTTTTTATCCCACTCTTCCTTAGCTTTCTGGTTCATTTGCAAAATTTGACGGCCAACATCTGAAGTAATAACTAGTCGATGCCCAGTCTTTTCAGTGTCGATTCTCTAACAGAAATAAGAACTGTTAGTATCACAATGTAGCAAACTATGCCATTATCGGGTGCTTTggaacaaaaaacaaaacaaacctGTTTTGAGACTCGTATGAGAGTACTTATGAATCTTCGCAGTCGCTCCTCCACACACTACGGAAGAGTCGAAATTATATAGGTATTGCAAAATTCTTCATGAAATTCGTAACTGTAACTCACCATTGATAAACAATGTTCAACGTCAAGATTAACATTCTTCAGATTGCATTTCCGAGCTGTCAAAAAACATGTTATCTGTTAATGTTGCCATTAAAATTTATATAGGATGGTTTCAGAGTTTTGACAAGAAGTTCAAAGAAACTAACCGATTTCTGTAAGTTTCTTCAGGAGTGGGCCCTTCCGTAGGAaaagtttttcttcttcttcctgtgcAATTCTTCGTGCTTCTTGTGAGGCAAGGCTCTCTTCCTTTGGGGCAGAGAGTagctgttcttcctcctcctgtcaAGAAAGAAGGAATCAGCAAAATGCAAACAGCAGATTAAAAGGGTGCACAAATTTGACGCAAACAGCACACAAGATGTACTGAGCTGAAAGCTCAGAGAATGCAGGAGATGGTGTGTGGGTTGTAACATTTTGAAGATAGACAAGACATAAGATGTCTCGTATGCAAGAATTTTAAAAGATTATTTTGGAACATTCTTGTGGTCCAACTGACATAGCATAAGCAATCCCAAGTTGAGTACACTGATGCTATAAAATGTAAAAATACACTCATGGGAAATTTAATACCTAATTCATCCCTATGGTAAAGACtaaagatgatgtagtgcttGTCCTTTTGGTACTCTACAGCATGAAAGAAACTAATATATAATTTAGCAAGTAAATCTAACATCATTTGCTACATCATGGTTATGTAGCAGATGTGAAGAGTGCAACCACAAATTTTTACAAATAGAGGTCAATGTATACCAGGAAGAATGTTATTTCTGCATGGAAACGTATCCTAATATTAACATTAACCAGAGATGGGCATACCCTAATATTAACACCACTAACAGCAGTGACATCATTAAGTTGATCAATGCTTTGTTCCTGGAAGGCTCCGGATGTCTTCTGCTTTTTACTGCTGACAAAAGAGAATTATGCTTAGACCTATCCACAAAATGTAAATAGTGCAGTATAGTACATTTAGACTTCagttaatattttttatagaaaaaaaaaccttgaaGGCTGCGTAGAGCCTGCTGCTTCCGATGATTTCTTCTGCCCACCCGATTTCTTGTTACTCTTTGCACCTCCACTAGCATTCGGTGTAGATGAGTTAGGGGGTGCCTGACAAGACAGAAAGATGATCAATAAACAAAATGTGTGCAAACAGGCATCAAACAATTGCATAGTTGTCATGAAGTATGAAAGACATGCAAAAATATGTAGTTCTAcataaaaaaggaaacaaaggTGGTCACACAGTGGGGAAATAGTCCTACTAGCATTTCATGTCCGACACTCTTTCTAACTTATTAAAtgttcaaaaataaaaatgcatttggACTTACTCCATCTGGATGAAGGCTGTAATGAGGCAAATGGAACTCATAGCAGGGAGTTTGGCTGACAACAGAACTAAATACTGGAATATTATATATATGATATGACTACATATCGAATGATTCTGCAGGGGTTCATTTGCTATTACTAAGCCTCTCATTTGTAGCTACtgcaaaaataaatgttggcaaATGACCAAATAATGGTGGTCTGGGGTTGGTATTTGTCTGAATTAAGAATAGTAACAAAGCTTGACTCCAGGACACTACAATGGGTCCTATATCCTAAATTTAAATATTTCAAAACTTGATTATGCCAAATATGCTAATAAATCAAAGTGCTGGGTATCCTAGGTGAGACAATGCACAAACTTATATTCGAATAATAACCAGTGATCTAGCAAACATACATTTTGAGTCACTATTTCTGCATATTGTGTCACTAAATGGAAATTCTAGTGAGAGAAAAATATGGAGTATATAATACAAATTGCATAAATGATAATTACTTGATGTCTCACATTATTCAAAGTTCATATTTAAAGTAACtgaaccatattggcatctagATGTAATTAGCTCGTGCCATGTCAAAAAGATGTTAAATGATGATGAGGTGAATTCACCTGCTTTCCTTTAGCTGAAGAATTTCCTGCGCCAACCGTGCGGGCTTTGCCAGCAGACTCAGAATTTTGCTTCGCATTAGCGTTTGGAGGGGGAGTATTGGTTTTCAATTCCTTGTTTTGATGCATTTGCCATGCAACTGCATTGTGCTGCATCATTGGATGAGTAGGAGGAGGGGCAACTTTTGCAGGAGGCATTCCATGAGCATGCATGGATGGCTGTGTTTCCGGA
This window encodes:
- the LOC101755708 gene encoding transcription initiation factor TFIID subunit 4b isoform X2: MSEATDGQLQATEQEVSVHASQQAGQQNVNSTDQFSKPEPVTEGSKNEQPVEVEQQNPQLHQSQPESRLQQAETNSFQLAEKEAGYFGQQSVAGSKVDVAQPSVVQQNAKQIVSQQAPSGAQDTRKGPSIPFNMLIPILQAHLDRDKDMQLQTVWAKLRRNEVHKDDFLRVIRNIVGDQMLKQAAHKVFLQMQAQAQRNNQANPSQHSLFSQASTQQMPSSGSAQLHDQKVRPPGPSNQGQKNQVSSSPQAFAPPSGTHPQTSVQYLPHDNPNQNPDTKGTNAIPNQPPRMNSAISLQTKNKQHQPTQFQQASQQIYGASNPGAQVYPQSITGSLRPPNPVPETQPSMHAHGMPPAKVAPPPTHPMMQHNAVAWQMHQNKELKTNTPPPNANAKQNSESAGKARTVGAGNSSAKGKQAPPNSSTPNASGGAKSNKKSGGQKKSSEAAGSTQPSSKKQKTSGAFQEQSIDQLNDVTAVSGVNIREEEEQLLSAPKEESLASQEARRIAQEEEEKLFLRKGPLLKKLTEIARKCNLKNVNLDVEHCLSMCVEERLRRFISTLIRVSKQRIDTEKTGHRLVITSDVGRQILQMNQKAKEEWDKKQAEEADKNKKQNEADGNGTAELEKEKEESRPKNAKPNKEEDDKMRTNAANVAARQAVGGSDMLSKWQLMAEQARQKREGLDVAAASQPGRGPGPRPLSKFGKGLGENQEGAKRSHSSAFGTGMKRPGRTPFAGPQRTITVKDVICALEREPQMTKSRLIYLLHERLPGGDSTAD
- the LOC101755708 gene encoding transcription initiation factor TFIID subunit 4b isoform X1, which encodes MSEATDGQLQATEQEVSVHASQQAGQQNVNSTDQFSKPEPVTEGSKNEQPVEVEQQNPQLHQSQPESRLQQAETNSFQLAEKEAGYFGQQSVAGSKVDVAQPSVVQQNAKQIVSQQAPSGAQDTRKGPSIPFNMLIPILQAHLDRDKDMQLQTVWAKLRRNEVHKDDFLRVIRNIVGDQMLKQAAHKVFLQMQAQAQRNNQANPSQHSLFSQASTQQMPSSGSAQLHDQKVRPPGPSNQGQKNQVSSSPQAFAPPSGTHPQTSVQYLPHDNPNQNPDTKGTNAIPNQPPRMNSAISLQTKNKQHQPTQFQQASQQIYGASNPGAQVYPQSITGSLRPPNPVPETQPSMHAHGMPPAKVAPPPTHPMMQHNAVAWQMHQNKELKTNTPPPNANAKQNSESAGKARTVGAGNSSAKGKQAPPNSSTPNASGGAKSNKKSGGQKKSSEAAGSTQPSSSKKQKTSGAFQEQSIDQLNDVTAVSGVNIREEEEQLLSAPKEESLASQEARRIAQEEEEKLFLRKGPLLKKLTEIARKCNLKNVNLDVEHCLSMCVEERLRRFISTLIRVSKQRIDTEKTGHRLVITSDVGRQILQMNQKAKEEWDKKQAEEADKNKKQNEADGNGTAELEKEKEESRPKNAKPNKEEDDKMRTNAANVAARQAVGGSDMLSKWQLMAEQARQKREGLDVAAASQPGRGPGPRPLSKFGKGLGENQEGAKRSHSSAFGTGMKRPGRTPFAGPQRTITVKDVICALEREPQMTKSRLIYLLHERLPGGDSTAD